In the Dioscorea cayenensis subsp. rotundata cultivar TDr96_F1 chromosome 12, TDr96_F1_v2_PseudoChromosome.rev07_lg8_w22 25.fasta, whole genome shotgun sequence genome, one interval contains:
- the LOC120273119 gene encoding protein ERD1 homolog 2-like: protein MAYTVVLMICDWAITFCDFFLADILAYVSKVVSDLEHSICPMVNKQARIQKPKLLLDCANPCLVIFLSALKYHVFPDNWTNFYRSLWLLSSIINSFYSFYWDATRDWDLSVLSRIFKFITQHFLTTLLYGIQWVYYWVIGSNLIFRFTFTCKLSAHLRHNYLTVLTISALEILQQFQYIFFRVENKWNKVTSKPIIELSSEETLKEEDMLLGNESHNV from the exons ATGGCTTATACAGTGGTTCTTATGATTTGCGACTGG GCAATtacattttgtgattttttcttGGCTGATATTCTAGCATATGTGTCAAAG GTTGTCTCAGATTTGGAGCATTCCATATGTCCGATGGTCAACAAGCAGGCCA GAATTCAAAAGCCCAAATTACTACTGGATTGTGCAAACCCATGTCTAGTGATTTTTCTGTCAGCCCTCAAGTATCATGTATTTCCTGATAATTGGACCAATTTCTATCGGTCCCTCTGGCTTCTATCAAGTatcattaattcattttattcattttactGGGATGCGACTCGTGATTGGGACTTGAG TGTTCTCTCCCGAATTTTCAAGTTCATCACTCAGCATTTCCTCACAACCTTACTTTACGGGATTCAATGG GTATATTATTGGGTGATTGGAAGCAACCTGATTTTTAGATTCACATTTACGTGCAAACTTTCGGCCCATCTTCGTCATAACTATCTGACAGTTCTCACAATCTCAGCATTGGAGATATTACAGCAATTTCAGTATATTTTCTTTCGAGTTGAGAATAAATGGAACAAGGTGACATCAAAACCGATCATAGAACTCTCCTCGGAAGAAACCCTGAAAGAGGAAGATATGCTACTTGGCAATGAAAGTCATAATGTGTAA